From the Paucilactobacillus hokkaidonensis JCM 18461 genome, one window contains:
- a CDS encoding replication initiation protein: MSKIIDLGQLLRFSFEQLKDLSNYKPTANNRFEDDIQRTYEKLMGLHFGRRSKSGLNREMFVMFTKFSIVGEADSPYVDVEVYKDALPLLNNLDTWVRYALAEFRDLRSSYAKTAFRLLKGFRTTGYAFLSKEDFFELLDIPKSYWKKSGDIDRYVIKPIKEELTPLFRGLAIRKKYGKGRGKPVIGYSFTWKPEKKGANDFSQGELQDERQKLFNIQHNSELTEQEKWRATDKVKGLPLGSTEKQALADKQAEHDKKIRDQARQEALAELRKGFGNNA; this comes from the coding sequence ATATCAAAAATCATAGATCTTGGACAGCTTCTTAGATTTTCTTTTGAACAACTTAAAGACTTGAGCAACTATAAACCAACTGCAAATAATCGCTTTGAAGATGATATTCAAAGAACTTATGAAAAACTAATGGGACTTCATTTTGGAAGACGTAGCAAATCTGGATTAAATAGAGAGATGTTTGTTATGTTTACTAAATTCAGCATTGTTGGTGAAGCTGATTCCCCTTATGTAGATGTTGAAGTATATAAAGATGCTTTGCCACTTCTTAATAATTTAGATACATGGGTTAGATATGCTTTAGCGGAATTTAGAGATCTTAGAAGCAGTTACGCCAAAACTGCCTTTAGATTGTTAAAGGGTTTTAGAACAACAGGTTATGCTTTTTTATCAAAAGAAGACTTTTTTGAATTACTTGATATTCCCAAAAGCTATTGGAAAAAGTCAGGAGATATTGATAGGTATGTTATAAAGCCCATCAAAGAAGAGTTAACACCATTATTTAGAGGCCTAGCTATTAGAAAGAAATATGGCAAGGGACGTGGAAAACCAGTAATAGGGTATTCATTTACCTGGAAACCAGAAAAGAAAGGCGCTAATGACTTCTCACAAGGTGAATTACAAGATGAACGACAAAAACTTTTCAATATTCAGCATAATAGTGAACTAACAGAACAGGAAAAATGGCGCGCTACTGATAAAGTTAAAGGATTACCACTAGGATCCACTGAAAAACAAGCATTGGCTGATAAACAGGCTGAACATGATAAAAAAATAAGAGATCAAGCAAGACAAGAAGCACTTGCTGAACTCCGAAAGGGGTTTGGGAATAATGCCTAA
- a CDS encoding HTH domain-containing protein produces the protein MPKTIRELADELGVSKQAIWQKIKRDASIDLRQFTSTKGNTVYVDVDGQKAIKAMFSNNSSTRYRQQKDDVDDNKKDAVDGQDEVKFLRNLVSEIQSEKKELHKLLDQQQRLALQDKQLLEEYKAENDRLKVLKMPSQETEFKHLDNQYKDEVNVNALKEKLENLQEQIKVQKRIEEQEKPRKWWGLWRK, from the coding sequence ATGCCTAAAACAATTAGAGAACTTGCTGATGAATTGGGCGTTTCAAAGCAGGCTATATGGCAAAAGATAAAAAGAGATGCGTCAATCGATTTACGTCAATTTACATCAACAAAAGGTAATACTGTTTACGTTGATGTTGATGGGCAAAAAGCTATTAAAGCAATGTTCTCAAACAATTCGTCAACAAGATACCGTCAACAAAAAGATGATGTTGACGACAACAAAAAAGATGCGGTTGATGGACAAGATGAAGTGAAATTCCTTCGAAATTTAGTATCAGAAATTCAATCTGAAAAGAAAGAGTTACATAAGTTACTAGATCAGCAACAAAGATTGGCCTTACAGGACAAACAACTGCTCGAAGAATACAAAGCAGAAAACGACAGATTAAAAGTTCTCAAAATGCCCTCACAGGAAACAGAATTCAAACACTTAGACAATCAATATAAAGATGAAGTGAACGTGAACGCTCTTAAAGAGAAGTTGGAAAATTTGCAGGAACAAATCAAAGTTCAAAAAAGGATAGAAGAACAAGAAAAACCAAGAAAATGGTGGGGACTATGGCGAAAATAG
- a CDS encoding dihydrolipoyl dehydrogenase family protein, with the protein MTESYQFDVLYLGAGHGAFDGAVPLANSGKKVAIIEADKIGGTCPNRGCNAKITLDNPVQLLRHQERLDGIVNGDLKLDWTANVEHEHEVIDGLPDMITGLLDSVDIEIIHGRGKFVDAHTIEVDQQRYTADKIVIATGLRPHHLDVMGSELTHDSTDFMNLKQLPENIVIIGAGYIGMEFATIANAAGANVTVLLRHNRALRKFNQDYVKQVIADLEKRGVKFIYNAQVDRFEEDGSHFTVSYNDHETLTTDWILDATGRIPNIENIGLDEVGVSYNANGIEVNDHLQTNIDNIYASGDVLDKEQPKLTPTAIFESSYLTQLFTGKTTDAINYPPIPTIVFTSPQIAQVGMSVEEAQQNPDYTIKTNHLPDGWFRQVDKETIGDNTLIYDQDHHLVGAAEVSEHAADAINVLLPAIEFQYTAEQLGRIVPLFPTLGADVWSQI; encoded by the coding sequence ATGACTGAAAGTTATCAATTTGATGTTTTGTACTTAGGCGCGGGGCATGGTGCCTTCGACGGGGCGGTTCCACTAGCTAATAGTGGTAAAAAAGTCGCCATTATCGAAGCGGACAAAATCGGGGGAACTTGTCCAAACCGTGGATGCAACGCGAAAATTACGCTGGACAACCCGGTTCAACTTTTACGCCACCAAGAACGCCTTGATGGCATTGTAAATGGTGACTTAAAGCTGGATTGGACTGCCAATGTAGAACATGAACACGAAGTCATCGACGGCTTGCCGGACATGATTACTGGTTTACTCGACTCTGTTGACATCGAAATTATTCACGGTCGTGGAAAATTTGTTGATGCTCACACCATCGAAGTGGATCAACAGCGCTACACCGCTGACAAAATCGTGATTGCAACGGGGCTACGTCCCCACCATCTAGATGTTATGGGCTCAGAACTTACGCATGACAGTACCGATTTTATGAACCTCAAACAGCTTCCTGAAAATATCGTAATTATTGGCGCGGGCTATATCGGCATGGAATTTGCCACGATTGCCAATGCTGCCGGCGCGAACGTCACTGTACTTTTACGCCATAATCGGGCGTTGCGCAAATTTAATCAAGATTACGTAAAACAAGTCATTGCCGATCTCGAAAAACGAGGGGTGAAGTTCATTTACAACGCTCAGGTGGATCGTTTTGAGGAAGACGGTTCTCATTTTACCGTGTCTTATAACGATCACGAAACCCTCACCACCGACTGGATTTTGGATGCTACCGGACGAATTCCTAACATCGAAAACATCGGATTAGACGAAGTAGGCGTTAGTTACAATGCTAACGGGATCGAAGTTAACGATCATCTTCAAACTAACATTGATAACATCTATGCTTCTGGTGATGTGCTTGATAAAGAACAGCCTAAGCTCACCCCGACTGCGATCTTTGAATCTAGTTATTTAACCCAACTTTTCACAGGAAAGACTACTGACGCAATCAACTATCCGCCCATCCCAACCATTGTCTTTACCTCACCACAAATCGCACAGGTTGGTATGAGCGTCGAAGAAGCTCAGCAAAATCCTGATTACACCATTAAAACTAATCATCTTCCTGACGGATGGTTCCGCCAAGTTGATAAGGAAACAATTGGTGATAACACCTTGATTTACGATCAAGACCATCATCTTGTAGGAGCAGCTGAAGTTAGTGAACATGCTGCCGATGCAATTAACGTTTTATTACCAGCAATTGAGTTTCAATATACAGCTGAACAACTAGGCCGCATCGTACCTCTCTTCCCTACTTTGGGAGCGGACGTCTGGTCACAGATTTAA
- a CDS encoding MFS transporter, with product MFQGVGNFAITGYILYIMTDFLHRGNQTQSSIQLVNMIMLIFGILMGLVAGPLSNKFKILKLPVGLSTILLAIAGLSLFFLRNNTGIILYALAAGLGMGLWNALDNLLNLKVIPDQNRVAFFLGVYNLGNTITQAIAPVLAAAVISLFGYSGIFIVSFIFSLIGGISMLSIKSLKR from the coding sequence ATGTTTCAGGGAGTTGGAAACTTTGCAATTACAGGATACATTTTATATATAATGACCGACTTTCTTCATCGTGGTAATCAAACTCAATCTTCTATCCAACTTGTTAACATGATTATGCTTATTTTTGGCATTTTGATGGGATTAGTCGCTGGGCCACTATCTAATAAATTTAAAATACTGAAATTACCAGTAGGTCTCTCAACTATCTTATTAGCAATTGCAGGTCTCTCCCTGTTCTTCTTAAGAAATAATACTGGTATTATTCTTTACGCCTTAGCTGCCGGTTTAGGAATGGGCTTATGGAACGCACTTGATAATTTATTAAACTTAAAAGTTATCCCCGATCAAAATCGTGTTGCATTTTTCTTAGGTGTTTACAACTTAGGTAATACAATTACACAAGCTATCGCACCCGTTTTAGCCGCTGCCGTCATAAGTCTTTTTGGTTATTCTGGAATTTTTATTGTTTCATTTATTTTTTCCTTGATTGGTGGTATTTCAATGCTATCGATTAAATCATTAAAACGTTAG
- a CDS encoding recombinase family protein, translating into MKYGYARVSTTDQKLANQIELLKLAGAEKIFQEKFTGTTTERPEFQKLLRVLKTGDTLIVTKLDRFARNTREALAIIQELFKGNVKVNILNMGLIDNTPTGQLVFTIFSAFAQFERDMIVTRTQEGKLYAKQHDPLFREGRPKTYSDEQIRFAYELRKQGMTYKMIERKTGISKRTQQRRFKSI; encoded by the coding sequence ATGAAATATGGCTATGCGCGGGTCAGTACCACTGATCAAAAATTAGCAAATCAAATTGAGTTACTAAAATTGGCAGGAGCAGAAAAAATCTTTCAAGAAAAGTTTACCGGCACAACTACTGAACGACCGGAGTTTCAAAAATTGTTGCGCGTTCTAAAAACAGGCGATACTTTGATTGTAACTAAGTTGGATCGGTTTGCACGGAACACGCGCGAGGCATTAGCCATTATCCAAGAGTTGTTTAAAGGAAATGTCAAAGTCAACATTTTGAATATGGGCTTAATTGACAATACGCCGACTGGCCAATTAGTCTTTACAATATTTAGCGCCTTTGCGCAGTTTGAACGCGATATGATTGTCACGCGCACACAAGAAGGTAAATTGTATGCCAAGCAACATGATCCGTTGTTTCGGGAAGGGCGACCGAAAACGTATTCTGATGAACAGATCAGATTTGCTTATGAGTTGCGAAAACAAGGCATGACTTATAAGATGATTGAACGAAAGACGGGGATTAGTAAACGCACGCAACAGCGAAGGTTTAAGTCGATTTAA